In a single window of the Desulfovibrio mangrovi genome:
- a CDS encoding substrate-binding periplasmic protein yields the protein MRHLFLFAGLLCLLVATCATAHATGKRMLRVASHDFVAPLVMPDKRTGLEVDIVREALQLEGYDMTLVFLPAPRMLDALTNGKVDAAFPLRAHAVTDALYLSDSHITFNNVAVSLEEANAVINCPSDLAKYNVEAFLGASRWLPEEFRTMARNNPSYAEQNDQQAQVCSFFARRDRVIVLEQHIFDYYAGKGSCNPLKQRYVLHDILDPAYVAVAFTERDLRDAFNRGLAKLKQSGRYEQIVWRYLYSDN from the coding sequence ATGAGACATCTTTTTCTTTTCGCAGGGCTGCTTTGCCTGCTGGTTGCAACCTGCGCAACAGCCCATGCTACGGGCAAACGCATGTTGCGCGTTGCCTCGCACGACTTTGTGGCCCCGCTGGTCATGCCGGACAAGCGCACCGGCCTTGAAGTGGATATCGTCCGAGAGGCCCTGCAACTGGAGGGCTACGACATGACTCTGGTGTTCCTTCCAGCACCGCGCATGCTCGATGCCCTGACAAACGGCAAGGTGGATGCGGCGTTTCCCTTGCGCGCCCATGCCGTAACCGACGCACTCTACCTCTCGGACAGCCACATCACCTTCAACAACGTGGCCGTTTCGCTTGAAGAAGCCAACGCAGTCATTAACTGTCCTTCCGACCTCGCCAAGTACAACGTGGAAGCATTTCTCGGTGCCAGCCGATGGCTGCCGGAAGAATTCCGCACCATGGCCAGAAACAACCCCTCATATGCCGAGCAGAACGACCAGCAGGCCCAGGTATGCAGCTTCTTTGCCCGAAGAGACAGGGTGATCGTGCTTGAACAGCACATCTTTGATTATTATGCGGGTAAGGGAAGCTGCAATCCGCTCAAGCAGCGCTATGTCCTTCATGACATACTGGACCCGGCATACGTTGCCGTTGCCTTTACGGAACGAGACTTACGGGACGCCTTCAACAGAGGGCTCGCCAAGCTGAAACAGAGCGGAAGGTATGAGCAAATAGTCTGGCGGTATCTTTATTCAGACAACTAA
- the dinB gene encoding DNA polymerase IV — MQRWIMHLDMDAFFASVEQLDHPEWRGKPVIVGGQERGVVSAASYEARKYGVRSAIPVARARKLCPHGIFTRGNMARYAEISRQIMALLGNYSPLVEPASIDEAYLDATGLERLFGPVEAMAQSIKRDIKASVGLNCSIGIAPVKFLAKIASDYNKPDGLFMLRPEDVPAFLEALPVAKIPGVGNKFIVELESLGVKTCGDVLKYPQGFWARLFGKSGEALWRRAQGLDSREVETGYEAKSESAENTFAEDTDDMALLKKWLMKQSERVGRNQRRMGVKGRTVTLKLKYADFTSITRSRSLPEPTDATEVIFRIACELLDGVKLQQKVRLIGVGLSNYGKGPEQLNLLDGSAGGQTGGMVATAKQRSLDRTLDSLREKFGSKAVTRGRLFDFDE; from the coding sequence ATGCAGCGATGGATAATGCATCTGGATATGGATGCCTTTTTTGCCTCAGTGGAACAGCTTGATCATCCCGAGTGGCGCGGCAAGCCTGTTATCGTGGGCGGGCAGGAGCGCGGGGTGGTCTCTGCCGCATCCTATGAGGCCCGCAAATACGGCGTGCGCTCGGCCATTCCCGTGGCCCGGGCCAGAAAGCTGTGCCCCCACGGCATCTTCACGCGGGGCAATATGGCACGCTATGCAGAGATATCCCGGCAGATCATGGCGCTGCTCGGCAACTACTCCCCTCTTGTCGAACCTGCCTCTATCGATGAGGCCTATCTTGACGCCACTGGGCTTGAGCGCCTCTTCGGTCCCGTGGAGGCCATGGCGCAGAGTATCAAACGCGATATCAAGGCCTCGGTGGGACTCAATTGTTCCATCGGTATTGCTCCCGTGAAATTTCTGGCCAAGATAGCCTCCGACTACAATAAGCCGGACGGCCTGTTCATGCTGAGACCGGAAGATGTACCCGCCTTTCTTGAGGCACTTCCCGTGGCGAAGATTCCCGGTGTGGGCAACAAGTTCATCGTTGAACTGGAATCGCTCGGCGTGAAGACCTGCGGGGATGTGCTTAAATATCCGCAGGGTTTCTGGGCGCGGCTTTTCGGCAAATCGGGCGAGGCGCTCTGGCGCAGGGCGCAGGGGCTGGACTCCCGCGAGGTGGAAACGGGCTATGAGGCCAAGTCTGAAAGTGCCGAAAATACCTTTGCCGAAGATACCGACGACATGGCCCTGCTGAAGAAGTGGCTCATGAAGCAGTCAGAGAGGGTGGGGAGAAACCAGCGCCGCATGGGGGTGAAGGGGCGTACCGTGACGCTCAAGCTCAAGTATGCGGACTTTACATCCATCACGCGGAGCCGGAGTCTGCCCGAACCGACCGACGCCACGGAAGTCATTTTCCGTATCGCCTGCGAGTTGCTGGACGGTGTGAAGCTGCAGCAGAAGGTGCGGCTTATCGGCGTGGGGCTTTCCAACTACGGCAAGGGGCCGGAGCAGTTGAATCTTCTGGATGGCAGTGCGGGGGGACAGACCGGCGGCATGGTTGCCACGGCAAAACAGCGCAGCCTTGACCGGACTCTGGACAGCCTGCGGGAGAAGTTCGGCAGCAAGGCCGTGACGCGGGGACGCCTGTTCGATTTTGACGAATAG
- a CDS encoding substrate-binding periplasmic protein — protein MKRNLKVWLGIAFAVLALSVWGVCIPTGKSARADADEGKTISFATVNWEPYASEFLPEFGFTSAIIREACSRVGLKASFHFMPWNRAVEAVRNGQYDVLYSAYYSKERAEEFGVSRPYVQSPLAFCVKRDSPASWDGTIRSLVHYRIGVVRGYVNTPEFDAAEVLSKEEANSDLLNLRKVLGGRVDMIAIDKYLAIYLLKTNPTLEGGIQHVRFLSPLLDTKGVHAMFSKKHPDWEENLALFNKGLEAIEQDGTLEEIKLRFGFLNTHEVVISK, from the coding sequence ATGAAGCGTAACCTCAAGGTGTGGCTCGGTATTGCGTTTGCAGTGTTGGCGCTTTCCGTGTGGGGAGTATGCATACCCACTGGAAAAAGTGCACGGGCAGATGCTGACGAGGGCAAGACCATCTCATTCGCTACGGTCAATTGGGAACCGTATGCCAGTGAATTCCTGCCGGAATTTGGCTTTACCTCGGCTATTATCCGGGAAGCGTGCAGCCGGGTGGGGCTGAAGGCAAGCTTTCACTTTATGCCGTGGAACCGGGCCGTGGAGGCAGTGCGCAACGGGCAGTATGACGTGCTCTACAGCGCCTACTACAGCAAGGAGCGGGCAGAGGAGTTCGGTGTTTCCCGGCCATATGTGCAGAGCCCGCTTGCCTTCTGTGTCAAACGCGATTCTCCGGCGTCGTGGGATGGAACCATTCGGTCACTGGTGCACTACCGCATTGGCGTCGTGCGGGGGTATGTGAATACGCCGGAGTTTGATGCGGCCGAGGTGCTGTCCAAGGAAGAAGCCAACTCCGACCTGCTTAATCTGCGCAAGGTTCTCGGCGGGCGTGTGGATATGATAGCCATAGACAAGTACCTCGCCATCTACCTGCTGAAGACCAACCCCACACTTGAAGGCGGTATCCAGCATGTCCGCTTCCTCTCTCCGCTTCTGGACACCAAAGGGGTTCATGCCATGTTTTCGAAGAAACACCCTGATTGGGAAGAAAACCTTGCCCTGTTCAACAAGGGGCTTGAAGCCATTGAACAGGACGGCACACTGGAGGAGATCAAACTCCGTTTCGGTTTTCTGAATACTCATGAGGTCGTGATTTCGAAGTGA